The proteins below are encoded in one region of Lagenorhynchus albirostris chromosome 7, mLagAlb1.1, whole genome shotgun sequence:
- the TPM2 gene encoding tropomyosin beta chain isoform X3 encodes MDAIKKKMQMLKLDKENAIDRAEQAEADKKQAEDRCKQLEEEQQALQKKLKGTEDEVEKYSESVKDAQEKLEQAEKKATDAEADVASLNRRIQLVEEELDRAQERLATALQKLEEAEKAADESERGMKVIENRAMKDEEKMELQEMQLKEAKHIAEDSDRKYEEVARKLVILEGELERSEERAEVAESRARQLEEELRTMDQALKSLTASEEEYSTKEDKYEEEIKLLEEKLKEAETRAEFAERSVAKLEKTIDDLEDEVYAQKMKYKAISEELDNALNDITSL; translated from the exons ATGGACGCCATCAAGAAGAAGATGCAGATGCTAAAGCTGGACAAGGAGAATGCCATCGACCGCGCTGAGCAGGCTGAGGCCGACAAGAAGCAAGCTGAGGACCGCTGCAAGCAG CTGGAGGAGGAGCAGCAGGCCCTCCAGAAGAAGCTGAAAGGGACGGAAGACGAGGTGGAAAAGTATTCCGAATCAGTGAAGGATGCCCAGGAGAAACTGGAGCAGGCTGAGAAGAAAGCCACCGAT GCCGAGGCAGATGTGGCCTCCCTGAACCGCCGCATTCAGCTGGTAGAGGAGGAGTTGGACCGGGCACAGGAGCGCCTGGCTACAGCCCTGCAAAAGCTGGAGGAGGCTGAGAAGGCAGCTGATGAGagtgagag AGGAATGAAGGTCATCGAAAACCGAGCTATGAAGGATGAGGAAAAGATGGAGCTGCAGGAGATGCAGCTGAAGGAGGCCAAGCACATCGCTGAGGATTCAGACCGCAAATATGAGGAG GTGGCCAGGAAGCTAGTGATCCTGGAAGGAGAGCTGGAGCGCTCAGAAGAGAGAGCTGAGGTGGCTGAGAG CCGAGCCAGGCAGCTGGAGGAGGAACTGCGAACCATGGACCAGGCCCTCAAGTCCCTGACGGCCTCAGAGGAGGAG TATtccaccaaagaagataaatatgAAGAGGAGATCAAACTGCTGGAGGAGAAGCTAAAGGAG GCTGAGACCCGAGCAGAGTTTGCCGAAAGGTCGGTGGCAAAGTTGGAGAAAACCATTgatgacctggaag ACGAAGTCTATGCACAGAAGATGAAGTACAAGGCCATCAGCGAGGAGCTGGACAACGCACTCAACGACATCACCTCCCTCTGA
- the TPM2 gene encoding tropomyosin beta chain isoform X1, translating to MDAIKKKMQMLKLDKENAIDRAEQAEADKKQAEDRCKQLEEEQQALQKKLKGTEDEVEKYSESVKDAQEKLEQAEKKATDAEADVASLNRRIQLVEEELDRAQERLATALQKLEEAEKAADESERGMKVIENRAMKDEEKMELQEMQLKEAKHIAEDSDRKYEEVARKLVILEGELERSEERAEVAESKCGDLEEELKIVTNNLKSLEAQADKYSTKEDKYEEEIKLLEEKLKEAETRAEFAERSVAKLEKTIDDLEDEVYAQKMKYKAISEELDNALNDITSL from the exons ATGGACGCCATCAAGAAGAAGATGCAGATGCTAAAGCTGGACAAGGAGAATGCCATCGACCGCGCTGAGCAGGCTGAGGCCGACAAGAAGCAAGCTGAGGACCGCTGCAAGCAG CTGGAGGAGGAGCAGCAGGCCCTCCAGAAGAAGCTGAAAGGGACGGAAGACGAGGTGGAAAAGTATTCCGAATCAGTGAAGGATGCCCAGGAGAAACTGGAGCAGGCTGAGAAGAAAGCCACCGAT GCCGAGGCAGATGTGGCCTCCCTGAACCGCCGCATTCAGCTGGTAGAGGAGGAGTTGGACCGGGCACAGGAGCGCCTGGCTACAGCCCTGCAAAAGCTGGAGGAGGCTGAGAAGGCAGCTGATGAGagtgagag AGGAATGAAGGTCATCGAAAACCGAGCTATGAAGGATGAGGAAAAGATGGAGCTGCAGGAGATGCAGCTGAAGGAGGCCAAGCACATCGCTGAGGATTCAGACCGCAAATATGAGGAG GTGGCCAGGAAGCTAGTGATCCTGGAAGGAGAGCTGGAGCGCTCAGAAGAGAGAGCTGAGGTGGCTGAGAG TAAATGTGGGGACCTAGAGGAGGAGCTGAAAATTGTTACCAACAACTTGAAATCTCTGGAAGCCCAAGCGGACAAG TATtccaccaaagaagataaatatgAAGAGGAGATCAAACTGCTGGAGGAGAAGCTAAAGGAG GCTGAGACCCGAGCAGAGTTTGCCGAAAGGTCGGTGGCAAAGTTGGAGAAAACCATTgatgacctggaag ACGAAGTCTATGCACAGAAGATGAAGTACAAGGCCATCAGCGAGGAGCTGGACAACGCACTCAACGACATCACCTCCCTCTGA
- the TPM2 gene encoding tropomyosin beta chain isoform X2 has translation MDAIKKKMQMLKLDKENAIDRAEQAEADKKQAEDRCKQLEEEQQALQKKLKGTEDEVEKYSESVKDAQEKLEQAEKKATDAEADVASLNRRIQLVEEELDRAQERLATALQKLEEAEKAADESERGMKVIENRAMKDEEKMELQEMQLKEAKHIAEDSDRKYEEVARKLVILEGELERSEERAEVAESKCGDLEEELKIVTNNLKSLEAQADKYSTKEDKYEEEIKLLEEKLKEAETRAEFAERSVAKLEKTIDDLEETLASAKEENVEIHQTLDQTLLELNNL, from the exons ATGGACGCCATCAAGAAGAAGATGCAGATGCTAAAGCTGGACAAGGAGAATGCCATCGACCGCGCTGAGCAGGCTGAGGCCGACAAGAAGCAAGCTGAGGACCGCTGCAAGCAG CTGGAGGAGGAGCAGCAGGCCCTCCAGAAGAAGCTGAAAGGGACGGAAGACGAGGTGGAAAAGTATTCCGAATCAGTGAAGGATGCCCAGGAGAAACTGGAGCAGGCTGAGAAGAAAGCCACCGAT GCCGAGGCAGATGTGGCCTCCCTGAACCGCCGCATTCAGCTGGTAGAGGAGGAGTTGGACCGGGCACAGGAGCGCCTGGCTACAGCCCTGCAAAAGCTGGAGGAGGCTGAGAAGGCAGCTGATGAGagtgagag AGGAATGAAGGTCATCGAAAACCGAGCTATGAAGGATGAGGAAAAGATGGAGCTGCAGGAGATGCAGCTGAAGGAGGCCAAGCACATCGCTGAGGATTCAGACCGCAAATATGAGGAG GTGGCCAGGAAGCTAGTGATCCTGGAAGGAGAGCTGGAGCGCTCAGAAGAGAGAGCTGAGGTGGCTGAGAG TAAATGTGGGGACCTAGAGGAGGAGCTGAAAATTGTTACCAACAACTTGAAATCTCTGGAAGCCCAAGCGGACAAG TATtccaccaaagaagataaatatgAAGAGGAGATCAAACTGCTGGAGGAGAAGCTAAAGGAG GCTGAGACCCGAGCAGAGTTTGCCGAAAGGTCGGTGGCAAAGTTGGAGAAAACCATTgatgacctggaag AGACCTTGGCCAGTGCCAAGGAGGAGAACGTGGAGATCCACCAGACCCTCGACCAGACCCTGCTGGAGCTCAACAACCTGTGA
- the TPM2 gene encoding tropomyosin beta chain isoform X4: MDAIKKKMQMLKLDKENAIDRAEQAEADKKQAEDRCKQLEEEQQALQKKLKGTEDEVEKYSESVKDAQEKLEQAEKKATDAEADVASLNRRIQLVEEELDRAQERLATALQKLEEAEKAADESERGMKVIENRAMKDEEKMELQEMQLKEAKHIAEDSDRKYEEVARKLVILEGELERSEERAEVAESRARQLEEELRTMDQALKSLTASEEEYSTKEDKYEEEIKLLEEKLKEAETRAEFAERSVAKLEKTIDDLEETLASAKEENVEIHQTLDQTLLELNNL, translated from the exons ATGGACGCCATCAAGAAGAAGATGCAGATGCTAAAGCTGGACAAGGAGAATGCCATCGACCGCGCTGAGCAGGCTGAGGCCGACAAGAAGCAAGCTGAGGACCGCTGCAAGCAG CTGGAGGAGGAGCAGCAGGCCCTCCAGAAGAAGCTGAAAGGGACGGAAGACGAGGTGGAAAAGTATTCCGAATCAGTGAAGGATGCCCAGGAGAAACTGGAGCAGGCTGAGAAGAAAGCCACCGAT GCCGAGGCAGATGTGGCCTCCCTGAACCGCCGCATTCAGCTGGTAGAGGAGGAGTTGGACCGGGCACAGGAGCGCCTGGCTACAGCCCTGCAAAAGCTGGAGGAGGCTGAGAAGGCAGCTGATGAGagtgagag AGGAATGAAGGTCATCGAAAACCGAGCTATGAAGGATGAGGAAAAGATGGAGCTGCAGGAGATGCAGCTGAAGGAGGCCAAGCACATCGCTGAGGATTCAGACCGCAAATATGAGGAG GTGGCCAGGAAGCTAGTGATCCTGGAAGGAGAGCTGGAGCGCTCAGAAGAGAGAGCTGAGGTGGCTGAGAG CCGAGCCAGGCAGCTGGAGGAGGAACTGCGAACCATGGACCAGGCCCTCAAGTCCCTGACGGCCTCAGAGGAGGAG TATtccaccaaagaagataaatatgAAGAGGAGATCAAACTGCTGGAGGAGAAGCTAAAGGAG GCTGAGACCCGAGCAGAGTTTGCCGAAAGGTCGGTGGCAAAGTTGGAGAAAACCATTgatgacctggaag AGACCTTGGCCAGTGCCAAGGAGGAGAACGTGGAGATCCACCAGACCCTCGACCAGACCCTGCTGGAGCTCAACAACCTGTGA